A region of the Myxococcus stipitatus DSM 14675 genome:
GCCCACGTCCGGGTCCTGGTGGTTGATGAACAGGGCGGACAGCCGCTCCATGCCGCCAATCAACGACGTCACCTTGGTGTGGATGGTGGAGAAGTCGCTGCTGGAGCCCGGGTCGATGAGGAGGTTGAACTCCGAGGACCGCTGCGTCTTCGCATCCGTGCCACGAAAGTGCCGCAGGTAGGGATTGGCGTAGAAGATGTTGCCGGGCTCCCGCTTGCCCACCCAGAACGTCTCCGGGGCGATCTCCACGGGGACAATGCGGAGGTCATTGCTCGAGCCCGGGGCGGGGATGTCGTTGCTGCTCATGACGCGGAATTCCTTCACGGTGAAGTGATGCCCGCGTCACAAAGCAAGGGCCGCGCCGGGCCGCGTGTTCCCTCGGAGGGCAGGGCTCCAGGCCCCAGGGCCCGCGCAAGTCCTGCGCGCGGCGGGTGGGGTGTGCAGTTCCTGCGCGCGCACGGCTCACTCGAGGTGGGGGCAAGCGACCTCTCGGGATTCGCTGCGGGAGCCCGTGGGCCCATGGCACACTGCCGGGGCCACTCCTACCCACCACCATGCCCGACGCCGCCATCCTCACTGCCTGGGGTCTTCCCGGACTCTTTCTCGTCGCGATGCTCGCGGGCTCGGTGGTGCCCATTCCCTCGGAGGCGCTGCTGGCGGCGCTCATCTACGGCGGCGCGCCGCCGGTGCTGGCCACGAGCGTGGCGACGGTGGGCAACGTGGTGGGAGCCCTGTCGCTCTACCTGCTGGGGAAGTGGGTGTCGCGGGGCGGAGGAGGCGCGCTGGGCCGCTGGTACGCGCGCCGCCGCGCCAGCGAGGGGCCCCGGATGGAGCGGGTCGAGGCACGCCTGCGCACCTGGGGCGCCCCCGCGCTCCTGATGTCGTGGCTGCCCATCGTCGGGGATGCGTTCGTCATCGCCGGAGGCGTGGTGGGAGTGCGCCCGCTGCCCTTCGTCGTGTTCGTCACAGCGGGCAAGGGATTGCGTTATCTGTTCGTCGCTCTCTCCACCGCCGCGTCGCTGTAGGACGGCGCGTCATGTTTCAGTCTTGTTTCAAGCGCCGTTCCTGTCAGAGAGCCGGGTAGATTGACGCGGTGGCTCCGGAGGCGGCTTGCCCGGACCACCCGTTCAGCAGTCGTTGCCGACCCTCAACCGCTCTTCATCCAAGGGCAGGACCGGATTTCGTGCGAAACAACTGTACTGGAGTCACTCGGATGCTGTCGTCATGGCGTCACTGGCTGGTGGTGTTCTTCCTGGGGCTCGCCGCGTGTGGCGAGGGTGTGGAGCCCCAGACGGACGACGCGCTGAGCGAGCGTCAGGATTCACTGGCGCCCGTGCGCCTGCGTTTGATGGCGGCCAACATCACCAGCGGCAATGGCCAGGACTACAGCCTGGGTCACGGTACCCGCATCTTCCAGGGCACGGACCCGGACGTGGTGATGATTCAGGAGTTCAACTACGGCTCGAACTCCGCCACGGACATCCGTGCCTTCGTGGACACGGCGTTCGGCCCGCAGTTCGCGTACTACCGGGAGGGCGGGGCGCAGATTCCCAACGGCATCATCAGCCGCTATCCCATCATCGCCTCGGGCGAGTGGGATGACGCGCAGGTGTCCAACCGGGACTTCGCGTGGGCGCGCATCGACATCCCCGGGCCCAAGGACCTGTGGGCGGTGAGCGTGCACCTGCTGACGGCCAGCTCCAGCGTGCGCAACACGGAGTCCGCGGCCCTGGTGTCGTTCATCCAGAGCAACGTCCCGGCCGGCGACTACCTGGTCATCGGTGGCGACCTCAACACCGACAGCCGCTCCGAGGCGAGCTTCTCCACCCTGTCGCAGGTGGTGACCACCGCCGCGCCGTACCCCGCCGACAAGAATGGCAACACCAACACCAACGCCAGCCGCGCCAAGCCGTATGACCACGTGCTGGTGGACACGGACCTGCGCCAGGTCCAGACGTCGGTGGTCATCGGCGGCAGCACCTTCTCCTCGGGCCTGGTGGTGGACACGCGCGTGTACACGCCCATCTCCGAGCTGTCCCCCGCGCTCGCGAGCGACAGCGGCGCCGCCAGCATGCAGCACATGGGCATCATCAAGGACTTCCTCATCCCCGGGGACGCGCCTGTGTCCACCGTGACGGTGACGTCGCCCAACGGCGGCGAGAGCTGGACGGCGAGCAGCGCGCGCTCCATCACCTGGACGTCGGCGAACGTGACGAACGTGAAGGTGGAGTACACGCTGGATGGCAGCACCTGGACGGTGCTGTCGGCGAGCACGCCGGCCTCCGCGGGCAGCCTCGCGTGGACGCTGCCGTCGTCCCAGAGCACGCAGGCCCGGGTGCGCGTGACGGACACGGCGTCCGCCAGCATCACGGACACCAGCGATGGCGCCTTCGCCATCACCACGACGGGCGGCGGCACGGGCAGCCTCATCATCAACGAGGTGCTGGTGAACGAGCTGGGCTCGGACGTCGCGGGTGAGTTCGTGGAGCTGGTGAACACGGGCTCGGCGGCCGTGAGCGTGGGCGGCTGGACGGTGTGGGACTCCGGGACGATGCGCCACACCTTCCCCGCGGGCACCACGGTGCCGGCCGGGGGCG
Encoded here:
- a CDS encoding YqaA family protein, with amino-acid sequence MPDAAILTAWGLPGLFLVAMLAGSVVPIPSEALLAALIYGGAPPVLATSVATVGNVVGALSLYLLGKWVSRGGGGALGRWYARRRASEGPRMERVEARLRTWGAPALLMSWLPIVGDAFVIAGGVVGVRPLPFVVFVTAGKGLRYLFVALSTAASL
- a CDS encoding lamin tail domain-containing protein is translated as MLSSWRHWLVVFFLGLAACGEGVEPQTDDALSERQDSLAPVRLRLMAANITSGNGQDYSLGHGTRIFQGTDPDVVMIQEFNYGSNSATDIRAFVDTAFGPQFAYYREGGAQIPNGIISRYPIIASGEWDDAQVSNRDFAWARIDIPGPKDLWAVSVHLLTASSSVRNTESAALVSFIQSNVPAGDYLVIGGDLNTDSRSEASFSTLSQVVTTAAPYPADKNGNTNTNASRAKPYDHVLVDTDLRQVQTSVVIGGSTFSSGLVVDTRVYTPISELSPALASDSGAASMQHMGIIKDFLIPGDAPVSTVTVTSPNGGESWTASSARSITWTSANVTNVKVEYTLDGSTWTVLSASTPASAGSLAWTLPSSQSTQARVRVTDTASASITDTSDGAFAITTTGGGTGSLIINEVLVNELGSDVAGEFVELVNTGSAAVSVGGWTVWDSGTMRHTFPAGTTVPAGGVVVVFGAAAGIPSGTPGAVACSTGTLSLTNGGDTVSVRNASGTIVDSVVLPSTLTGTDGVSANRSPDLGTGSTFVLHTTLSTQTTSPGRRANGSPF